The following proteins are co-located in the Eleginops maclovinus isolate JMC-PN-2008 ecotype Puerto Natales chromosome 1, JC_Emac_rtc_rv5, whole genome shotgun sequence genome:
- the si:dkey-183p4.10 gene encoding cilia- and flagella-associated protein 251, with amino-acid sequence MEHNFADLLSDAFSETAVPSFSDGDLDFENILFDDKCEKDETDICEEKLLAEEDEALQQEATGQTAVVSCMQTQDIYAEDIDVEKQCDNTSDNEDFEGVGVRSSAKILEEDYTSSESEQEGSISRQDEEGEAGDIGTGSQPQYFLRSVRCSDEFCVGNKEDRVFAEGQPLALEGAENPKVRKEEQGEGESDEEVSYFERVPERSNEMMLRGEGMREEDEQERVEETEEDLCDCECEGMTIEQEENILCFEQEFENPCRDQSAKASLEFPAISGQNLKDLIAEVNVDEYGEKMKEFSGEEHQDAGEGFADYPSDFSSCEYVEDEGKRQESNALACESDSESTEKQKNSLLKNVTDVIGMGKAEDTDEEGCRYLYSRDSEVYECRRLDVAIEEKEVEENMWVDAAVSEVDDEGETGENDSYTSSDDYVQEKRSDEELFDITHLQELESIKKLELTQDGDSEASSDEYNREESADFNINWNIDVLTAHLSEDLLTTEDIDEVKTPYSDVIQHPAAKDINSDSLYHSSVVQGGNTKQTTSPSNRGSLDDDFFFNTEAIASEITEPGQLGEDEYEEERYWDEQERIKAFNEFYDVSDEDTGRTGRQIKVQFCANPLSQVIHYETDECSDRDSASSSTEGEEDLSSAETSEVCVQTQEFREPDVSREMTPACDALNTQPPETMPDISDTHICTRKQKCFNVLKLTLKMCVVILTGLLMFWFASDQAGWFNHVSFF; translated from the exons atgGAACACAATTTTGCTGATCTACTCAGTGATGCTTTTTCAG AAACAGCAGTCCCATCATTCTCTGATGGAGATTTGGACTTTGAGAACATACTTTTTGATGATAAATGTGAGAAAGACGAAACAGACATCTGTGAAGAAAAATTACTTGCAGAAGAAGATGAGGCTCTGCAACAGGAAGCAACGGGTCAAACTGCAGTTGTGTCTTGCATGCAAACTCAAGATATATACGCAGAAGACATTGATGTTGAAAAGCAGTGTGATAATACAAGCGATAATGAGGATTTCGAGGGTGTAGGGGTTAGGAGCAGTGCAAAAATACTTGAGGAAGATTATACAAGCTCCGAGTCTGAACAGGAAGGATCCATTTCTCGGCAAGATGAAGAGGGTGAGGCAGGGGATATTGGAACAGGATCACAACCACAGTATTTTTTGAGGTCTGTTCGCTGCAGTGATGAGTTTTGTGTTGGTAATAAAGAGGACAGGGTCTTTGCTGAGGGACAACCTCTGGCCCTGGAGGGTGCTGAAAACCCTAAAGTTAGAAAAGAGGAGCAAGGTGAGGGTGAGAGTGATGAGGAGGTGTCCTATTTTGAGAGAGTCCCTGAACGTAGCAATGAGATGATGTTAAGAGGTGAGGGgatgagagaggaggatgagcaAGAAAGGGTAGAAGAAACGGAAGAGGACTTGTGTGACTGTGAGTGTGAGGGCATGACAATTGAACAAGAAGAAAATATTCTGTGCTTTGAACAGGAGTTTGAAAATCCTTGCAGAGATCAATCAGCAAAAGCCAGTTTGGAGTTTCCAGCAATATCCGGTCAAAATCTTAAGGATCTTATTGCTGAAGTTAATGTTGATGAATATGGAGAGAAAATGAAGGAATTCTCAGGGGAGGAGCATCAAGACGCAGGTGAGGGCTTTGCAGATTATCCCTCAGACTTTTCTTCATGTGAATATGTAGAAGATGAAGGAAAAAGGCAAGAGTCAAATGCCTTGGCTTGTGAATCCGACAGTGAATCGactgaaaagcaaaaaaacagcCTGTTAAAGAATGTGACAGATGTAATAGGTATGGGAAAAGCTGAAGACACTGATGAGGAGGGATGCAGGTATCTGTACAGCAGAGATTCAGAGGTGTATGAGTGCAGAAGGTTGGATGTAGCAATTGAAGAAAAAGAGGTTGAGGAGAATATGTGGGTTGATGCAGCAGTATCAGAGGTAGATGATgaaggtgagacaggtgagaaTGATTCCTACACCTCCAGCGATGATTATGTCCAAGAAAAGAGGAGCGATGAGGAACTCTTTGACATTACGCATCTACAAGAGCTTGAAAGCATCAAGAAACTGGAGTTGACACAAGATGGGGACAGTGAGGCGTCTTCTGATGAGTACAATAGAGAGGAATCAGCTGATTTCAACATAAATTGGAATATAGACGTGTTAACAGCTCATCTTTCTGAAGATCTGTTAACCACAGAGGATATAGACGAAGTGAAAACCCCATATTCAGATGTGATTCAGCATCCTGCAGCAAAAGACATCAACAGTGACTCTCTGTACCACAGCTCAGTGGTACAGGGAgggaatacaaaacaaacaacaagccCCTCTAACCGGGGATCGCTGGATGATGACTTCTTCTTCAACACTGAAGCCATAGCCTCTGAGATCACCGAGCCTGGACAGTTAGGAGAAGATGAGTATGAAGAGGAAAGGTACTGGGATGAGCAGGAGAGAATCAAGGCTTTCAACGAGTTTTATGATGTCAGCGATGAAGATACTGGAAGAACTG ggagGCAGATAAAAGTTCAGTTTTGTGCAAATCCATTGTCTCAAGTCATTCACTATGAAACTGACGAGTG caGTGACAGAGATTCAGCCAGCAGCTCCACAGAAGGGGAGGAGGACCTGAgttctgcagaaacatctgAGGTTTGCGTGCAGACTCAA GAATTCAGGGAGCCTGACGTCAGCAGGGAAATGACTCCAGCCTGTGATGCCTTAAACACTCAGCCACCAGAGACCATGCCTGATATCAgcgacacacacatttgtaccaGGAAACAAAAA TGTTTCAACGTGCTGAAGCTGACGCTGAAGATGTGTGTGGTGATACTGACAGGACTGTTGATGTTCTGGTTTGCCTCTGACCAAGCAGGCTGGTTCAACCACGTGTCCTTCTTTTAG
- the dnase1l1l gene encoding deoxyribonuclease I-like 1-like: MKTAVLLLVVGLCVLDATSSLKICAFNVQSFGESKANNRKVMGILLKILSRCDLCLIQEVRDSKGAAIQALVKDLNRYEQSNSYSYVESERLGRKSYKEQYVYLYRNNVLTVKEHYQYPKLKGDGTNETDVFSREPFIVRFHSPTTLLKDFVLIGQHTCPRNAMKEINELYTVFKGIYQKWKTENVMILGDLNAACSYVTIKGWKANRLRSDPKFRWLIGDEQDTTVREKTHCAYDRIIVHGREIISSIVPGSAQPFNFKENFHLTEEEALEVSDHFPVEVDLKPNHRYLLRNEL; this comes from the exons ATGAAGACTGCTGTTCTGCTGTTAGTCGTGGGGTTGTGTGTTTTGGACGCCACATCTTCCCTGAAAATCTGCGCGTTCAATGTTCAGAGCTTCGGTGAATCAAAGGCAAACAACAGGAAGGTCATGGGGATTCTCCTAAAG ATTCTTTCTCGGTGCGACTTGTGTCTTATTCAGGAGGTCAGAGACTCCAAAGGAGCAGCAATACAAGCTTTGGTTAAGGATCTTAACAG ATATGAACAATCCAACTCATACTCCTATGTGGAAAGTGAAAGGCTGGGGAGGAAGAGCTACAAGGAGCAGTATGTTTACCTCTACAG GAACAATGTGCTGACGGTCAAAGAGCACTATCAGTATCCTAAACTAAAAGGGGACGGGACCAATGAAACGGATGTTTTCTCCAGAGAGCCTTTTATCGTTCGCTTTCACTCGCCAACAACAT TGTTGAAGGATTTTGTCCTGATTGGTCAGCACACCTGTCCCAGAAATGCCATGAAAGAGATCAATGAACTGTATACTGTCTTCAAAGGGATTTACCAAAAGTGGAAGACTGAG AATGTGATGATCTTAGGGGACCTCAATGCTGCCTGCAGCTACGTCACTATCAAGGGCTGGAAGGCCAACCGTTTGAGGAGTGACCCCAAATTTCGCTGGCTAATCGGAGATGAGCAAGACACTACTGTCCGTGAAAAGACACACTGTGCCTATGACAG GATCATTGTCCATGGACGTGAGATTATATCCAGTATAGTGCCAGGCTCCGCTCAGCCCTTCAACTTTAAAGAGAATTTCCATCTCACAGAGGAGGAG GCCCTCGAAGTGAGTGATCATTTCCCTGTAGAAGTTGACCTGAAGCCCAACCACCGCTACCTCCTCCGCAATGAGCTGTAG
- the LOC134870531 gene encoding TRAF3-interacting JNK-activating modulator: MAALPVRGLQLSPVKYFDQKVDLRAEKRENLRGRNNVTSCRSPTRELNTRLMKNELKEKRHLEFLRRRSVSPEPCGVNITNSCSRRKPSPNTFFSKHYSSTSKSETLNTNIENTPTANGRLPKMILSPISKITDGPSPSNWALLWSEQVTLTGQEKGNTKNQSSTSPPAIRETTQSRTKGTDNREIINGQKSNSKTFIQTEKVHQKFIINTENILPKKMMQETSVQTASGFVTVKESDLQRLTEYLQEALWREEALKKKLAALQESTSNLVNSSNKIWTVRCSEDLLRNKIKALEAQLQVSLQKFPKDGVKRLVIQMEKQKMVYEERALVALQKITQEKTEALCMAETLQEALITVKAEALKWQTLYEEQKLNSGQLRENQHLSDEQLQQLHNQMELSRGRESILREEVVSLRQENQDLQYNICLLEDDKKSLREEIQYFRDVSDKSQDLMMQGRVMSEEAETQLRAKRDSQEEQLRHTQEKLQLKERECEELQTELHAVEQECKSSQARLSQCRDELRQLSHHRRRPTRCGSWWKVCLFLLLLLAVAGVAMLWLWHPPFREQLEDLYSDIETRIENYLMDMASPQHSGCFRPI, from the exons ATGGCCGCCCTGCCTGTCAGAGGATTACAACTCTCCCCAGTGAAATACTTTGACCAGAAAGTGGACCTCAGAGCAGAGAAACGTGAAAACCTGCGAGGACGTAACAACGTGACTTCATGTCGCAGCCCAACAAGAGAGCTGAACACGAGACTGATGAAAAATGAACTGAAGGAAAAGAGGCATCTTGAATTTCTCAGGAGGAGATCAGTGAGCCCAGAGCCATGTGGTGTTAATATTACAAACTCTTGCTCTAGGAGGAAACCTTCCCCAAACACGTTTTTTAGTAAACATTACAGTTCAACCAGCAAGTCagagacattaaatacaaatatcgAAAATACTCCCACTGCTAATGGAAGGCTTCCAAAGATGATTTTATCACCAATCAGCAAAATAACTGATGGACCAAGCCCCAGCAACTGG GCTTTATTATGGTCAGAACAGGTAACACTAACAGGGCAGGAGAAAGGCAACACCAAAAATCAATCATCTACCTCTCCACCAGCAATAAGGGAAACAACCCAGAGCAGGACGAAAGGCACAGATAATAGAGAGATtataaatg GTCAAAAGTCAAACAGCAAAACATTCATCCAAACTGAAAAGGTTCACCAGAAATTCATCATCAACACTGAAAATATTCTGCCAAAAAAAATGATGCAAGAAACCAGTGTGCAGACTGC gTCTGGTTTTGTTACTGTCAAGGAGTCC GATCTTCAGAGGTTAACTGAATACTTGCAG GAGGCCCTGTGGAGAGAGGAGGCCTTGAAGAAGAAGCTAGCAGCACTCCAAGAGAGCACATCAAATCTCGTGAACTCCTCCAACAAAATATGGACG GTTCGCTGCTCTGAAGACCTACTGAGAAACAAGATCAAGGCTCTGGAGGCGCAGCTGCAAGTCAGTCTGCAG AAGTTTCCCAAGGATGGAGTGAAGAGACTCGTGATACAGATGGAGAAGCAGAAAATGGTGTATGAGGAAAGGGCCCTGGTCGCACTGCAGAAGATCACACAGGAGAAAACTGAGGCACTCTGCATGGCTGAGACACTGCAG GAAGCACTCATTACAGTAAAGGCAGAGGCACTGAAGTGGCAGACCCTTTATGAGGAGCAGAAGCTGAACTCTGGACAGCTCCGGGAGAACCAACACCTCAGTGATGAACAACTGCAACAGCTGCACAACCAAATGGAG CTGTCTAGAGGCAGAGAGTCCATACtgagggaggaggtggtgtCATTGAGACAAGAGAACCAGGACCTACAGTACAACATTTGCCTGCTGGAAGACGACAAGAAGAGTTTAAGAGAGGAAATTCAGTACTTTAGAG ATGTCAGCGATAAGAGCCAGGATTTGATGATGCAGGGGCGTGTAATGTCAGAGGAAGCAGAGACACAATTGAGGGCGAAGAGGGACtcacaggaggagcagctccGTCACACCCAGGAGAAACTTCAACtcaaagagagagag tgcgaggagctgcagacagagcTGCATGCAGTGGAGCAGGAGTGCAAGTCCAGCCAGGCCCGGCTGTCGCAGTGCAGGGACGAGCTTCGGCAACTCAGCCATCACCGCAGGAGACCg ACGCGATGTGGCTCCTGGTGGaaggtgtgtttgttcctccttcttctcctggCTGTGGCGGGGGTTGCCATGTTGTGGCTGTGGCATCCTCCTTTCAGAGAGCAGCTTGAAGACCTGTACTCAGACATAGAAACCCGCATCGAAAACTATCTCATGGACATGGCCTCGCCTCAACACTCGGGCTGTTTTAGACCAATATGA
- the atp5pb gene encoding ATP synthase F(0) complex subunit B1, mitochondrial, with protein MLSRVIAVSASGLKSSAPLGAGLVQASRSLHTSSPSLAPVPPLPEAGKVRHGILPEEFFQLLYPKTGATGPYMLGTGLSVYLLSKELYVINHETVAAVTIGAMFIYGVKKFGPGFAASIDKINDEKITWIEEVKDQAIACYADAIEEEKKEQWRVEGRSMLFDAKRNNVAMLLETNYRERLHYVNHEVKRRLDYQLALQNLKVRMEKEHMVNWVEKNVVGSITAQQEKESIAKCISDLNVLAKNVKAKATA; from the exons ATGCTGTCCAGGGTCATTGCCGTGTCAG CCAGTGGCCTGAAAAGCAGTGCCCCTCTTGGAGCTGG TCTGGTCCAGGCCTCTCGCTCCCTGCACACATCATCCCCGAGTCTGGCTCCAGTGCCCCCTCTGCCAGAGGCAGGCAAAGTCCGTCATGGCATCCTACCAGAGGAGTTCTTCCAGCTCTTGTACCCCAAAACTGGAGCTACAG GACCCTACATGCTGGGCACTGGCCTCAGTGTCTACCTGCTCTCCAAGGAACTCTACGTCATCAACCATGAGACCGTTGCAGCCGTAACCATCGGAGCCATGTTCATCTATGGTGTCAAGAAATTTGGGCCAGGCTTTGCGGCTTCTATTGACAAAATTAACGAT gaaAAAATTACCTGGATTGAAGAGGTGAAGGACCAAGCCATTGCATGCTATGCTGACGCTAtcgaggaggagaagaaagaacaGTGGAGAGTGGAGGGAAGATCAATGCTCTTCGACGCCAAGAGG AACAACGTGGCCATGCTGTTGGAAACCAACTACAGAGAGAGGCTACATTATGTGAACCATGAGGTGAAGAGGCGCTTGGACTACCAGCTCGCCCTGCAGAACCTCAAGGTCCGGATGGAGAAGGAGCACATGGTCAACTGGGTGGAGAAGAACGTCGTCGGCAGCATCACCGCTCAGCAG gAGAAGGAGAGCATCGCCAAGTGCATCTCAGACCTGAATGTTTTGGCCAAGAACGTCAAGGCCAAAGCTACAGCGTAA
- the eps8l3b gene encoding epidermal growth factor receptor kinase substrate 8-like protein 3b translates to MFGNTGPFSYSPGGFSQEDFPQQRQAFQQDDLRGAPLQRNHMSRPSGKSIYKQRKEYSDSLNRHPDNFHVRLEHLFTCELDGQDVKTMNDCLAKLKRLDGKGRLWPQEMIMEVQDGYLVLSDIETKAELETLPLGCIVQTKAVLDSCTYNSLLTVTVQGRNKRNRQVFIFQCEETGAEQVKSDLDNVVKRGGDVVEPRREIPDIRRNLENIIGQHVPGRQAGPRPVQRERTPPPLDHQPPQWRDREPDDMLPPRSYTPQELMMHHPGPHQLQIRELTEQTDTERTIDILNHIINDLEIFMGKVSAAVNAPSLLQGEKSKKKKGPFKKKSNKNDASLPSWEEYISYLQKIKYGFNLLGQLDGTLSSPTAPDFVHIFFNILSSILPEYRADLPLTVLSPLLTDAALRLLSEVVDPEEDRLWKSLGDCWNYPRSSFPNEDVPVYIPEFYDGWQPSPPSRRPSTLPPMSRTNSQRFPPNSPREPPLYMRVIYDFLARKNRELSVMNGEEVQVVKKEKQWWLVRNSRQEEGYVPQNVLEPVNSGQQAQDQPWGSPGGPVTLDMASTPAEVKAWLDYKGFSRITVTSLGVLSGKILLGLSKDNIRTVCPEEGGKVFFQLQAVKSAIALASEPSSPYNGRY, encoded by the exons ATGTTTGGAAACACCGGACCGTTCTCATATTCCCCCGG GGGTTTCTCCCAGGAGGACTTCCCTCAGCAGAGGCAAGCTTTCCAACAAGATGACCTGAGGGGTGCTCCACTGCAGAGAAACCACATGTCCAGGCCCAGTGGAAAATCCATATACA AGCAGAGAAAGGAGTACTCTGATTCGCTGAACAGACATCCTGACAACTTTCACGTCAGACTGGAG CACCTGTTCACCTGCGAACTGGACGGCCAGGATGTGAAGACGATGAACGACTGCTTGGCCAAGCTGAAGAGGCTGGACGGGAAAGGTCGCCTGTGGCCTCAGGAGATGATCATGGAGGTTCAGGATGGATATCTAGTGCTCAGCGACATTGAGACCAAG GCAGAGCTGGAGACGCTGCCTCTGGGCTGCATCGTGCAAACTAAAGCAGTGCTggacagctgcacctacaactcCTTGCTGACAGTGACTGTACAAGGACGAAACAAACGCAACCGCCAGGTCTTCATTTTCCAGTGTGAGGAGACTGGG GCGGAGCAGGTCAAGAGTGATTTGGATAACGTGGTGAAAAGAGGAGGTGATGTTGTGGAGCCGCGCAGAGAGATACCTGACATCAG GAGAAATCTTGAAAATATAATCGGGCAACATGTCCCAGGGCGGCAGGCAGGGCCTCGTCCTGTGCAGCGAGAGAGAACCCCACCACCACTGGACCACCAACCCCCACAGTGGAGGGACAGAGAGCCAG ACGATATGCTGCCTCCAAGATCCTACACACCACAGGAACTGATGATGCACCATCCTGGTCCTCATCAACTACAGATAAGAGAGCTCACAGAGCAAACGGACACAGAGAGGACCATA GACATTTTGAACCACATTATAAATGATTTGGAGATCTTCATGGGAAAAGTGTCTGCTGCAGTAAATGCACCTTCTTTACTGCAAGGGGAGAAgagcaagaagaaaaaaggcCCATTTAAGAAGAAATCTAACAAAAATG ATGCTAGTCTGCCAAGCTGGGAGGAATACATCTCCTATCTTCAGAAAATCAAATATGGATTCAATCTGCTG gGCCAGCTGGACGGGACTCTGAGCAGCCCAACGGCTCCTGACTTCGTCCACatctttttcaacattttaagcTCG ATACTGCCTGAGTATCGTGCCGACCTTCCTCTCACTGTGCTCTCCCCACTGCTGACGGACGCGGCCCTGCGGCTGCTCAGCGAGGTGGTGGACCCAGAGGAGGATCGGCTGTGGAAGTCTCTTGGAGACTGCTGGAACTACCCCAG GTCGAGTTTTCCAAACGAAGATGTCCCAGTTTACATCCCAGAGTTCTACGATGGCTGGCAGCCGTCTCCCCCGTCCCGCAGGCCCTCCACCCTCCCTCCAATGAGCAGGACCAACAGTCAGCGCTTCCCCCCCAACTCCCCTCGTGAGCCCCCTCTGTACATGCGGGTCATATATGACTTCCTGGCCAGGAAAAACCGAGAGCTGAGCGTCATGAATGGTGAAGAAGTTCAG GTGgttaagaaagaaaagcagtggTGGCTTGTTCGTAACTCGCGGCAGGAGGAAGGCTACGTTCCTCAGAATGTTCTGGAGCCAGTAAACAGTGGCCAGCAAGCTCAAGACCAACCG TGGGGCTCTCCCGGCGGTCCGGTGACTCTGGACATGGCCTCCACACCTGCAGAGGTCAAAGCCTGGCTGGATTACAAAGGTTTCTCCAGAAT AACTGTGACCAGCCTTGGGGTGCTGTCTGGCAAAATCCTCCTGGGGTTGAGCAAGGATAACATTAGGACGGTGTGTCctgaggaaggaggaaaggTGTTCTTCCAGCTCCAGGCCGTTAAGTCAGCCATTGCA CTCGCCAGTGAACCATCAAGCCCGTACAATGGCCGCTACTAA